The stretch of DNA CCGCTCGAGGGCCGGGCGAGCGGACGAGCGCGTCAGGAAACGCTTAGGGCCTCGCGTCCGGTATCTCGAGTGTGAGCGAGAATCGCGTCGTTCAGGGGCGAATGGTTACGGCCGAAAAACTCGCCGAGCTCGTCGAAGGCGACTCCGTGATGGAAGTCGATTCTATCGAGGAGGCCGACGAGGCGTGTCCGGAGTGTGGTGACAACGTGTTGCAGGTGACGTACATGCCGTCGGTCACCGAACTCGTCACCGGCTGGAAATGTCAGGAATGCGATT from Natrinema salaciae encodes:
- a CDS encoding DUF5795 family protein; this translates as MSENRVVQGRMVTAEKLAELVEGDSVMEVDSIEEADEACPECGDNVLQVTYMPSVTELVTGWKCQECDWSDTDRD